In Microtus pennsylvanicus isolate mMicPen1 chromosome 12, mMicPen1.hap1, whole genome shotgun sequence, the following proteins share a genomic window:
- the Rgs12 gene encoding regulator of G-protein signaling 12 isoform X6: MFKEQQLQIFNLMKFDSYTRFLKSQLYQECVLAEVEGRTLPDSQQVPSSPASKHSVSSDHSNVSTPKKLSGKSKSGRSLNEDVGDEDCEKKRKGAFFSWSRSRSTGRSQKKKDHGDHAHDALHANGGLCRRESQGSVSSAGSLDLSDACRTSALERDKAAKHCCVHLPDGTSCVVAVKSGFSIKEILSGLCERHGINGAAVDLFLVGGDKPLVLHQDSSILATRDLRLEKRTLFRLDLVPINRSVGLKAKPTKPVTEVLRPVVAKYGLDLGSLLVRLSGEKEPLDLGAPISSLDGQRVILEERDPCRGKVSTDRPKGAPVKQSSAVNSSPRNHSAMGEERTLGKSNSIKIRGENGKGARDPRLSKREESIAKIGKKKYQKINLDEAEEFFELISKAQSNRADDQRGLLRKEDLVLPEFLRLPPGSSELALSSPAPVKGYSKRAVTGCVQEGAAQTENYSDSSATSPASAQSPSSAYSPGSAHSPGSAHSPASIHSPSSAHSPPGPPGTTQPGEKPTKPSCIPSVQEGPTQAWRRLSPEVEAGGIQTVEDEQVADLTLMGEGDISSPNSTLLPPPPNPQDTPGPTRPGTSRF; the protein is encoded by the exons ATGTTCAAGGAACAGCAGCTCCAG ATTTTCAACCTGATGAAGTTTGATAGCTATACTCGCTTTCTGAAATCCCAGCTGTACCAAGAATGTGTCCTGGCAGAGGTGGAAGGACGCACCCTCCCTGACTCCCAGCAAGTCCCCAGCAGCCCAGCCTCCAAGCACAGTGTCAGCTCCGACCACTCCAATGTGTCCACACCAAAAAAG TTAAGTGGAAAATCAAAATCAGGACGATCCCTGAATGAGGATGTGGGGGATGAGGATTGCGAGAAAAAACGCAAAGGGGCCTTTTTCTCTTGGTCAAGGAGCAGGAGCACGGGGCGGTCCCAGAAGAAGAAGGACCATGGTGACCATGCCCACG ATGCGCTTCATGCCAATGGAGGCCTCTGCCGTCGGGAGTCCCAGGGCTCTGTGTCTTCAGCAGGGAGCCTAGACCTG TCAGACGCCTGCAGGACCTCAGCACTAGAGAGAGATAAGGCTGCCAAACACTGCTGTGTCCACCTCCCAGATGGGACATCCTGTGTGGTTGCTGTAAAGTCCGGGTTTTCCATCAAAGAGATCCTATCTGGACTGTGTGAGCGGCACGGCATCAATGGGGCTGCTGTGGACCTCTTCCTGGTGGGCGGAGACAAG CCTCTGGTGCTGCATCAGGACAGCAGCATCCTGGCCACAAGGGACCTACGCTTGGAAAAGCGTACTTTGTTTCG GCTGGATCTTGTTCCAATTAACCGGTCAGTGGGACTCAAGGCCAAGCCCACCAAGCCTGTCACAGAAGTGTTGCGACCGGTGGTGGCCAAGTATGGCCTGGACCTGGGTAGCCTGCTGGTGAGGCTG agtgggGAGAAGGAGCCCCTGGACCTTGGTGCTCCTATATCAAGTCTGGATGGACAGCGGGTCATCCTGGAGGAGAGGGATCCTTGCAGAGGGAAAG TGTCCACAGACAGACCGAAAGGTGCTCCTGTCAAGCAAAGCTCAGCTGtgaactccagccccagaaaccACTCTGCTATG ggagaggagagaacacTAGGCAAGTCTAACTCTATTAaaataagaggagaaaatggaaaaggtGCTAGGGATCCCCGGCTTTCaaagagagaagaatctattgcaaagattgggaaaaaaaaatatcagaaaattaaTTTGGACGAAGCAGAGG AGTTTTTTGAGCTCATTTCCAAAGCTCAGAGCAACAGAGCCGATGACCAGCGTGGGCTGCTGAGAAAGGAAGACCTGGTGCTGCCTGAGTTCCTTCGCTTACCTCCCGGTTCCTCAGAACTCGCCCTGTCCAGCCCAGCCCCAGTCAAGGGCTATAGCAAGAGAGCTGTCACAGGCTGTGTCCAGGAGGGAGCTGCTCAGACTGAGAACTACAGCGACAGCTCAGCCACCAGCCCTGCCTCCGCCCAGAGCCCCAGCTCCGCCTACAGTCCAGGCTCCGCCCACAGCCCCGGCTCCGCCCACAGCCCCGCCTCCATCCACAGCCCCAGTTCGGCCCACAGCCCCCCTGGGCCTCCTGGAACCACCCAACCTGGAGAGAAGCCTACAAAGCCATCCTGCATCCCTTCTGTGCAGGAGGGTCCTACACAGGCCTGGAGGAGGCTATCGCCAGAAGTGGAGGCTGGGGGCATCCAGACTGTGGAGGATGAGCAGGTGGCTGACCTGAccctgatgggggagggggacatcAGCAGCCCCAACAGCACGCTGTTACCGCCACCCCCCAACCCCCAAGACACACCAGGACCTACAAGACCAGGTACCTCCAGGTTCTGA
- the Hgfac gene encoding hepatocyte growth factor activator serine protease isoform X2, with the protein MGQRAWVSSPCPLPRPCPFLLLLLLLLVVVPRGAQPQVGRNHTEAPGPNVTVTPVTPTIPVTSGDVNSSIASFPETETEGPQGGRFLPPSSSPPGGQVLTESGQPCRFPFRYGGRMLYSCTSEGSAYRKWCATTHNYDRDRAWGYCAEATLPVDGPAVLDPCASGPCLNGGTCSSTHDRASYHCACPLAFTGKDCGTEKCFDETRYEYFEVGDHWARVSEERVEQCSCVESQARCEGTRHTACLSSPCLNGGTCHLIVGTGTSICACPLGYAGRFCNIVPNELCSQGNGTEYRGVASTTASGLSCLAWNSDLLYQELHVDSVGAAALLGLGPHAYCRNPDKDERPWCYVVKDNALSWEYCHLAACESLVRVQSQLPEVLMTLAESAPAARPTCGKRHKKRTFLRPRIIGGSSSLPGSHPWLAAIYIGNSFCAGSLIHTCWVVSAAHCFSNNPPRNSITVVLGQHFFNRTTDVTQTFGIEKYVPYSLYSVFNPSNHDLVLIRLKKKGDRCAVRSQFVQPICLPEAGSSFPTGQKCQIAGWGHMKENASDYTSFLQEALVPLVADHKCSSPEVYGADISPNMLCAGYFDCKADACQGDSGGPLACEKNGVAYLYGIISWGDGCGRFNKPGVYTRVSNYVDWINDRIRPKRPAAAS; encoded by the exons ATGGGGCAACGAGCCTGGGTTTCTAGCCCCTGTCCTTTACCCAGGCCATGTcccttcctgctgctcctgctgctgctgctggtggtggtgcctCGGGGGGCCCAGCCCCAAGTTGGCAGG AACCACACAGAAGCACCAGGACCTAATGTCACAGTCACCCCTGTGACTCCCACGATCCCTGTGACCTCCGGGGACGTCAACTCCTCAATAGCAAGTTttccagagacagagactgagggaCCTCAAGGTGGGaggttcctccctccctccagcagcCCCCCTGGGGGCCAAG TGCTCACCGAGTCCGGGCAGCCATGCAGGTTCCCTTTCCGCTATGGCGGCCGCATGCTGTACTCCTGTACCTCTGAGGGAAGTGCCTACAGGAAGTG GTGTGCTACAACACATAACTATGACCGGGACCGGGCCTGGGGCTACTGTGCAGAGGCTACCCTGCCTGTGGATGGTCCAG CTGTCCTTGATCCTTGTGCCTCTGGGCCCTGCCTCAATGGGGGCACATGTTCCAGTACCCATGACCGTGCCTCCTACCACTGTGCTtgccctctggccttcacaggcaagGACTGTGGCACAG AGAAATGCTTTGATGAAACACGCTACGAGTATTTTGAGGTGGGCGACCACTGGGCCCGTGTGAGTGAGGAACGTGTGGAGCAGTGCAGCTGTGTGGAGAGCCAGGCCCGGTGTGAAGGCACCCGCCACACAG CTTGCCTGAGCAGTCCGTGTCTGAATGGAGGCACCTGCCACCTGATCGTGGGCACCGGGACGAGCATCTGCGCTTGCCCATTGGGCTATGCTGGGCGGTTCTGCAACATTG TTCCTAACGAGCTCTGCAGCCAGGGAAATGGTACAGAGTACCGCGGAGTGGCCAGCACCACTGCCTCCGGCCTgagctgcctggcctggaactctgacCTGCTCTACCAGGAGCTGCATGTGGACTCAGTGGGTGCTGCTGCCCTGCTCGGCCTGGGCCCTCATGCTTACTGCCG GAACCCAGACAAGGACGAGAGGCCTTGGTGCTATGTGGTGAAGGACAACGCACTGTCGTGGGAGTATTGCCACCTGGCAGCCTGTG AATCTCTGGTTAGAGTCCAGTCCCAGCTCCCGGAGGTCCTGATGACGCTGGCTGAGTCAGCCCCAGCTGCACGCCCAACCTGTGGCAAGAGGCACAAGAAGAGGACGTTCCTGAGACCACGCATCATTGGTGGCTCGTCATCTTTGCCTGGCTCACACCCCTGGCTGGCAGCCATCTACATTGGGAACAGCTTCTGTGCTGGGAGCCTCATCCACACCTGCTGGGTCGTGTCTGCAGCCCACTGCTTCTCCAACAA TCCCCCCAGGAACAGCATCACAGTGGTACTGGGTCAGCACTTCTTCAACCGCACAACAGACGTGACACAGACATTTGGCATCGAGAAGTATGTGCCCTACTCCCTGTATTCGGTGTTCAACCCCAGCAACCATGACCTTG TCTTGATTCGGCTGAAGAAGAAGGGGGACCGCTGTGCTGTCCGCTCCCAGTTTGTTCAGCCCATCTGCCTGCCTGAGGCAGGCAGTTCCTTCCCAACCGGACAAAAGTGCCAGATTGCAGGCTGGGGCCACATGAAAGAGA ATGCCAGTGACTATACCAGCTTCCTGCAGGAGGCGCTGGTCCCCCTTGTTGCTGACCACAAGTGTAGCAGCCCTGAGGTGTATGGTGCCGACATCAGCCCCAACATGCTTTGTGCCGGCTACTTTGATTGCAAGGCTGATGCCTGCCAG GGGGATTCAGGTGGGCCCTTGGCTTGTGAGAAGAACGGTGTGGCTTACCTGTATGGCATTATCAGCTGGGGTGACGGCTGTGGGCGATTCAACAAGCCGGGAGTCTACACCCGTGTGTCCAACTACGTGGACTGGATCAACGACCGCATCCGACCCAAGCGACCAGCAGCTGCCTCCTGA
- the Hgfac gene encoding hepatocyte growth factor activator serine protease isoform X1, whose translation MGQRAWVSSPCPLPRPCPFLLLLLLLLVVVPRGAQPQVGRNHTEAPGPNVTVTPVTPTIPVTSGDVNSSIASFPETETEGPQGGRFLPPSSSPPGGQVLTESGQPCRFPFRYGGRMLYSCTSEGSAYRKWCATTHNYDRDRAWGYCAEATLPVDGPAVLDPCASGPCLNGGTCSSTHDRASYHCACPLAFTGKDCGTEKCFDETRYEYFEVGDHWARVSEERVEQCSCVESQARCEGTRHTACLSSPCLNGGTCHLIVGTGTSICACPLGYAGRFCNIVPNELCSQGNGTEYRGVASTTASGLSCLAWNSDLLYQELHVDSVGAAALLGLGPHAYCRNPDKDERPWCYVVKDNALSWEYCHLAACGAGTLRESLVRVQSQLPEVLMTLAESAPAARPTCGKRHKKRTFLRPRIIGGSSSLPGSHPWLAAIYIGNSFCAGSLIHTCWVVSAAHCFSNNPPRNSITVVLGQHFFNRTTDVTQTFGIEKYVPYSLYSVFNPSNHDLVLIRLKKKGDRCAVRSQFVQPICLPEAGSSFPTGQKCQIAGWGHMKENASDYTSFLQEALVPLVADHKCSSPEVYGADISPNMLCAGYFDCKADACQGDSGGPLACEKNGVAYLYGIISWGDGCGRFNKPGVYTRVSNYVDWINDRIRPKRPAAAS comes from the exons ATGGGGCAACGAGCCTGGGTTTCTAGCCCCTGTCCTTTACCCAGGCCATGTcccttcctgctgctcctgctgctgctgctggtggtggtgcctCGGGGGGCCCAGCCCCAAGTTGGCAGG AACCACACAGAAGCACCAGGACCTAATGTCACAGTCACCCCTGTGACTCCCACGATCCCTGTGACCTCCGGGGACGTCAACTCCTCAATAGCAAGTTttccagagacagagactgagggaCCTCAAGGTGGGaggttcctccctccctccagcagcCCCCCTGGGGGCCAAG TGCTCACCGAGTCCGGGCAGCCATGCAGGTTCCCTTTCCGCTATGGCGGCCGCATGCTGTACTCCTGTACCTCTGAGGGAAGTGCCTACAGGAAGTG GTGTGCTACAACACATAACTATGACCGGGACCGGGCCTGGGGCTACTGTGCAGAGGCTACCCTGCCTGTGGATGGTCCAG CTGTCCTTGATCCTTGTGCCTCTGGGCCCTGCCTCAATGGGGGCACATGTTCCAGTACCCATGACCGTGCCTCCTACCACTGTGCTtgccctctggccttcacaggcaagGACTGTGGCACAG AGAAATGCTTTGATGAAACACGCTACGAGTATTTTGAGGTGGGCGACCACTGGGCCCGTGTGAGTGAGGAACGTGTGGAGCAGTGCAGCTGTGTGGAGAGCCAGGCCCGGTGTGAAGGCACCCGCCACACAG CTTGCCTGAGCAGTCCGTGTCTGAATGGAGGCACCTGCCACCTGATCGTGGGCACCGGGACGAGCATCTGCGCTTGCCCATTGGGCTATGCTGGGCGGTTCTGCAACATTG TTCCTAACGAGCTCTGCAGCCAGGGAAATGGTACAGAGTACCGCGGAGTGGCCAGCACCACTGCCTCCGGCCTgagctgcctggcctggaactctgacCTGCTCTACCAGGAGCTGCATGTGGACTCAGTGGGTGCTGCTGCCCTGCTCGGCCTGGGCCCTCATGCTTACTGCCG GAACCCAGACAAGGACGAGAGGCCTTGGTGCTATGTGGTGAAGGACAACGCACTGTCGTGGGAGTATTGCCACCTGGCAGCCTGTGGTGCGGGCACACTGAGAG AATCTCTGGTTAGAGTCCAGTCCCAGCTCCCGGAGGTCCTGATGACGCTGGCTGAGTCAGCCCCAGCTGCACGCCCAACCTGTGGCAAGAGGCACAAGAAGAGGACGTTCCTGAGACCACGCATCATTGGTGGCTCGTCATCTTTGCCTGGCTCACACCCCTGGCTGGCAGCCATCTACATTGGGAACAGCTTCTGTGCTGGGAGCCTCATCCACACCTGCTGGGTCGTGTCTGCAGCCCACTGCTTCTCCAACAA TCCCCCCAGGAACAGCATCACAGTGGTACTGGGTCAGCACTTCTTCAACCGCACAACAGACGTGACACAGACATTTGGCATCGAGAAGTATGTGCCCTACTCCCTGTATTCGGTGTTCAACCCCAGCAACCATGACCTTG TCTTGATTCGGCTGAAGAAGAAGGGGGACCGCTGTGCTGTCCGCTCCCAGTTTGTTCAGCCCATCTGCCTGCCTGAGGCAGGCAGTTCCTTCCCAACCGGACAAAAGTGCCAGATTGCAGGCTGGGGCCACATGAAAGAGA ATGCCAGTGACTATACCAGCTTCCTGCAGGAGGCGCTGGTCCCCCTTGTTGCTGACCACAAGTGTAGCAGCCCTGAGGTGTATGGTGCCGACATCAGCCCCAACATGCTTTGTGCCGGCTACTTTGATTGCAAGGCTGATGCCTGCCAG GGGGATTCAGGTGGGCCCTTGGCTTGTGAGAAGAACGGTGTGGCTTACCTGTATGGCATTATCAGCTGGGGTGACGGCTGTGGGCGATTCAACAAGCCGGGAGTCTACACCCGTGTGTCCAACTACGTGGACTGGATCAACGACCGCATCCGACCCAAGCGACCAGCAGCTGCCTCCTGA